The following proteins are encoded in a genomic region of Alnus glutinosa chromosome 8, dhAlnGlut1.1, whole genome shotgun sequence:
- the LOC133875692 gene encoding serine acetyltransferase 1, chloroplastic-like — protein MKVPVLTRRMSLSLYNKTSPLLSIPNVPSPKFPPHSLTPIFTVPKQHKNSMAACVGASRTSITEPNPLSRDPNSSQIDDNKYNYVEFCRPSFPDHVSCVPICPDRSKIIHPDTNIDEVDQDEDEDSEVDLWLKMQDEARFDVEQEPILSNYYYNSILLHSSLESALANHLSMKLSNSSLPSGTLFDLFVGVLGGDQEIMRAVKDDLRAVKERDPACISYVHCLLNFKGFLACQAHRMAHKLWSQGRKVLALLVQNRVSEVFAVDIHPGAKIGRGILLDHATGVVVGETAVIGNNVSILHNVTLGGSGKECGDRHPKIGDGVLIGAGTCILGNIRIGNGAKIGAGSVVLKEVPPRTTAVGNPARLVGGKDNPVKLDKIPGLTMDHTSHIHEWSDYVI, from the coding sequence ATGAAAGTTCCGGTCCTAACTCGCCGCATGTCCCTTTCCTTATATAACAAAACCTCCCCTTTGCTATCCATCCCAAATGTTCCCTCACCCAAGTTTCCCCCCCATTCTTTAACACCGATTTTCACGGTCCccaaacaacacaagaattcgATGGCCGCTTGTGTTGGAGCTTCAAGAACCTCCATAACTGAACCCAACCCACTTTCCCGAGACCCAAACAGTTCTCAAATCGACGACAACAAATACAACTACGTGGAATTCTGCCGACCCAGTTTCCCGGATCACGTTTCCTGCGTACCCATTTGCCCGGATCGGTCGAAAATCATACACCCGGATACGAACATAGACGAGGTTGATCAAGACGAAGATGAAGACAGCGAGGTTGATCTATGGCTGAAAATGCAAGACGAAGCTCGTTTTGATGTGGAGCAGGAACCCATATTGTCAAATTACTATTACAACTCGATCTTGTTGCATAGTTCATTGGAGAGCGCGTTGGCTAATCATCTTTCAATGAAACTGAGCAATTCGAGTCTTCCTAGTGGCACCCTATTCGATCTTTTCGTGGGGGTGCTTGGAGGGGATCAGGAAATCATGAGGGCcgtgaaggatgatctgagaGCAGTGAAGGAGAGGGACCCAGCTTGTATAAGCTACGTGCATTGCTTATTGAATTTCAAAGGGTTTCTTGCTTGCCAAGCACATAGGATGGCACATAAGCTGTGGTCACAAGGTCGGAAGGTCTTGGCTTTATTGGTTCAGAACAGGGTGTCTGAGGTTTTTGCTGTGGATATCCATCCGGGAGCTAAGATCGGACGCGGGATATTGCTCGATCATGCCACCGGTGTGGTGGTCGGAGAGACGGCTGTGATTGGGAACAATGTCTCAATTTTACACAATGTGACATTGGGAGGGAGTGGGAAGGAGTGTGGGGACAGGCACCCAAAGATTGGTGATGGGGTGTTGATAGGGGCAGGGACTTGTATTCTGGGGAATATTAGGATTGGGAATGGGGCTAAAATTGGGGCTGGTTCGGTTGTGCTCAAGGAGGTTCCACCTAGGACAACAGCGGTTGGGAACCCAGCTAGGTTGGTTGGGGGGAAGGACAATCCAGTTAAGCTTGATAAGATTCCTGGTTTAACTATGGACCATACTTCACATATTCATGAGTGGTCTGATTATGTTATTTAG
- the LOC133875618 gene encoding serine acetyltransferase 1, chloroplastic-like: MSGSFLGLPILLEPIKTRYNHKPYITMTTCVGSPRTETTPHRGSDRSHGENSLYNCMEFYRPSFTNLLSCTPSGHNQEKQNQTRRIVVKEIEEEEKKYDLWMKMKEEASIDVQQEPILSSYYFSSILSHNSLESALANHLSIKLSNSVIPVNTLFALFVGVFMEDEEIIGAIKDDLKAVKERDPACMSYVHCFLNFKGFLACQAHRAAHKLWLQGRKASALLIQNRISEVFAVDIHPGAKIGHGILLNHATGIVIGETVVIGNNVSILHNVTLGGTGKDAGDRHPKIGDGVLIGAGSNVLGNVRIGEGAKIGAGSVVLKEVPPRTTAVGSPARLVGGKANPVRLHHIPSLSMDHTSHVVEWSDYVI; encoded by the coding sequence ATGTCTGGTTCTTTCCTTGGTTTGCCAATCCTTCTCGAACCCATCAAAACCAGGTACAATCACAAGCCATACATAACTATGACAACCTGTGTGGGCAGTCCAAGAACCGAAACCACACCACACCGTGGCTCAGATCGGTCCCATGGAGAAAATTCCTTGTACAACTGCATGGAATTCTATAGGCCCAGTTTTACAAATCTTCTTTCATGCACACCCTCTGGCcacaaccaagaaaaacaaaatcaaacacgCAGAATCGTCgtcaaagaaattgaagaagaggagaaaaaatatgatttgtgGATGAAAATGAAAGAGGAGGCTAGTATAGATGTACAGCAAGAACCAATATTGTCCAGTTACTATTTCAGTTCGATCCTGTCTCACAATTCGTTGGAAAGTGCTCTGGCGAACCATCTATCAATCAAGCTGAGCAATTCTGTCATTCCTGTGAATACCCTTTTTGCCCTGTTTGTTGGTGTTTTCATGGAAGATGAAGAAATCATCGGAGCTATAAAAGATGATCTGAAGGCCGTGAAAGAAAGGGACCCAGCATGCATGAGCTACGTGCACTGTTTCTTAAATTTCAAAGGGTTTCTTGCATGCCAAGCACATAGGGCTGCACATAAGCTATGGTTACAAGGCAGGAAGGCTTCTGCTCTGTTGATCCAAAACAGGATTTCTGAGGTGTTTGCGGTGGACATTCATCCAGGGGCAAAGATCGGACACGGGATATTGCTCAATCATGCAACGGGAATTGTGATCGGAGAGACGGTGGTGATAGGAAATAATGTGTCAATTCTGCATAATGTGACTTTGGGAGGGACTGGCAAGGATGCTGGGGACAGGCACCCAAAGATTGGAGATGGGGTGTTGATAGGGGCAGGGAGCAATGTTTTAGGGAATGTTAGGATTGGCGAGGGTGCCAAGATTGGGGCTGGTTCAGTGGTGTTGAAAGAAGTGCCACCAAGAACTACTGCAGTTGGGAGCCCTGCTAGACTGGTTGGAGGCAAGGCTAACCCAGTTAGGCTTCATCATATTCCTAGTTTAAGCATGGACCATACTTCACACGTTGTTGAGTGGTCTGATTATGTTATTTAG